A window of Streptomyces sp. SAI-127 contains these coding sequences:
- a CDS encoding ferredoxin yields MKVRVDPERCQGHTLCAMVAPKVFRLDEVDGHSSAVHEDVPADQEETASEAAHSCPERAITVWGDR; encoded by the coding sequence GTGAAGGTGCGCGTGGATCCCGAGCGCTGCCAGGGCCACACCCTGTGCGCCATGGTCGCGCCCAAGGTGTTCCGGCTCGACGAGGTGGACGGCCACTCGTCGGCCGTCCACGAGGACGTACCGGCCGACCAGGAGGAGACGGCGAGCGAGGCCGCGCACTCCTGTCCCGAGCGTGCCATCACGGTATGGGGGGACCGTTGA